In the genome of Thermodesulfobacteriota bacterium, the window GGGAGCACCATCTGCCCCCTCTCGTCCACGCTCACCACGGACTCGCACGTGCAGCAGCCCGTATCACCACCCGTCGGCGTGCAGCCGGATTTTTCCTTCTTCTTTGCCATTTTTACCTCCCCGGGGCAGGGCCCCGATTAACCAGGGATGAAACAGGAATATCCTGACTTCTCAGTATATTCTGATTATACAGATAAAACGGGGCAATGTCAAGGGGGTTTTAACGGCTATTTTTTTGCGGACGGGGCAGGGACCGGCTCGGGGGGGAGGGAGGGGTAGTGGTTGTGTTAAGTGTGGTGTGGGCGGAAAGACGAAGCCGGAGTCAGACACTAGCCATATCCCTTTCGGAAGCTATCTGCAGACTTGAACCAGAAAATTCTATCCACGCCTGTTAAATAAACATACCTTTGAAAAACTTGGGGATCGGGGTCGATAACACTAAAATACTGGAGTTTTTTATTCTGGCGGATTGCTCTCCGTATCAGGTTGGCACTTTCAAAATCCATTTCAGGGCATGAATAGCCAAACACCACTAATTTTTCCGCATTCTTTAGAGCCGCGGTGGCTTTTGTCCAAAGGGGGTGAATGTCTTCATGTAGAATTCCCGCCTTGTGCGTTACGGGAGGCACAACTAGCGGAAAGGTGTACATGGTGCGCCTGCTTCTAATCATAAGATCTGGTAATAGGGTCGTCCTTGGCGTAATAAAATAGTCCCGCGCTGAACTAAGAATCGTATTCTTGGGAACATCTCTACTGTTGTGCTTCGAAAACCAATTAAGTGACCCGTGAAGTTTTAGTACGCGTATTTTTTCTGAAAGATTCCCACCTCTTGGAAATCTGTTAGCTGTCTCTGGTGGTGCAATAAAGGGTCTTTCAGCTACAGGAGCGGTATAGCATAAGGGGAAATTAAATACTCCGCCGTGTCTATCTGCACGGCGTGTTCTGTTAATACTATCGAGCACCCTTTCAATCTGAATGTCCTGGTTAAAAGTAATAATGCATATCTCTTCCGGAGAGTAACCATCGTCCAGTGCGCGACAGATGATACGATATAGCTTTGATTGGTTGGTGGGATATAGAGGGTTTGTGGTTTCAGCAATTCGCCGGTTAAAGAGTCTTATTAGGGATCGAAATGCGGGAATTGCTGAACTCTCAAGGTCTGGATTGTGGATATCCGCATAAATGATCGCCATGACTGCTTCCAGCCTGTCGCGTTCGGGATCCAAGGGATCGAAATCATAAGTATTTAACAGATAACGGCGTACTACCGCGAATTCGGTATGGTTTGAACGTGATGCGCTCGTGAAAAACCCTCTATCAAGGGGAGGTTGCTTTTTAGCGGGTAGACGCGCCGCATCGCTCAATGTTGCTCCTGCACCTACAATGACAAGGTATTTTGTCCTCATGACATGCCTTGCTATTATTCCCGGTTTTTCTATAGACTATTTTCGACAACCTGCTGACTTTGGAACTCCTCGTTAATTACGAGCAAGTTGACAACCCCAATAATCCTACCTCCCCTTCAATCAAAGTTCAAGCACTGTTTTGAGGATGGGAAGACTTTCAGGCTTAAAGTCCTTTGGCGGCCCCCTCACCCCAACCCTCTCCCCCGTGGGGTGTGGGAGCTTTTGTCTTTAAAAACCCCGGGGGGGGGGGTGGTCGAAGCTTAAGCGGGGCGGACGGGAGGCGGGGAGGATACCGGGGCAGCATGAGGGCCGCAGGTCCGATTTAAGGTGGGGTAGACTCCGGGGTGGCCGTCTGCCGGGGATGCCAGCTTCGCAACACCCCCGCCCCAAGCGCTCCGGAGCGAAGCGCGGAGCGCAAGAAGGGAGGATGCAGGGGAAGGTCTTTAAAAGGAAAAGTGCTTTCCCCCTCACCTCATTCCTCTCCCGCAAGGGGAGAGGAAGCTAAAAAGAATCCCCTCACCCCAACCAGTGTGTCCGCCGACAGCTCCCCTTAGAGAGTTGGAAAAACCTTGCTCTCGCAAGGACCACACCCCGCTACCTCTCTTCCGGCTTCCAGTATATCTCGATGGTGCCGCTTTCGAACTCGACCGTCTCTCCGCTAACCTTTGTTTCGCAGTCCAAAAGCTTTATCGTAAGCCGGTGGCCCGTCCCTCTGACCCTGAACCTCCTTACGTCCGGGAAAAGACCCTTCCTCTTCGACCAGGCAAAGACCTCGGAGGGGTAAGGCCCGTGCCACTCCTTACTGTGATAGAGGAGGTTGGTCGCGTTAAGCTCCAACGCCACCTCGACCACTTCAACGTTCCAGCCGAGCCCCTCCCCCCCCTCCACCTTCGCCACATACAGGGCCAGGTACTCGTCCAGCCTGACGGTGACCCTCTCCCTCTCGTCGTTGACGTCAAGGGCCAGCACCCTTGTACCAATTGTGCCGGGCTCCCACTCCCCGGCACTTGCGTCAATGGATAGGCCAAGGGATAAAGCGGCCAGAAGAAGTGCGGCCCCTACTATCCGGGCGGAGCTTCCCCTCTGTAAACTCTTCCGTTCGGGCATACTACTTCCCTATGCAGAACTCGCTAAAAATCCTGTCCAGTATGTCATCCGTGGTGGTCTCGCCTGTTATCTCGCCGAGCCGGTCCACGCTCCACCGTAGATCGTCCGCCACGAGCTCCATGGGTTTTTCCCCGTCGACCAGGACTTTTACCCGCCCTATGCCGTCGAGCGCGGAGCTTAAAGCCTCCTTATGCCGGGCCGAGGCGACGAGCTCGCCCGGCTCGGCCTCGCCCGTATTTAAGCCGTGACCGGTTGCCGCCTCAAAGACCCCCTCCTCAAGGCCCTCTATACCCTCCTCCTTCAGCGCGGAGATGAAGACGGTCTTATACCCCTTAAAGGCCTCCCCGGCCCGCTTAAGGGCCTTCTCGCCAGTGAGGTCCGTCTTATTGCCCACCACGATAACCTTCTTGTCTCCAATGGCTTTGATTTCCCCGATGTCCGCCTTAAGCTCCCCTGAAGAGACGTCCACCACGTATAGCACGAGCCCGGCGTCCCGTATCTTCTCCCGCGCCCGCTCCACGCCTATCGTCTCCACCCGGCCAGCCCCCCCGCCGCCCTCCCTCAGCCCGGCTGTGTCCATGAGCTTCACCGGAAGGCCCTTTATGATAACCGCCTCTTCTATAATATCCCTGGTCGTGCCGGGCACCTCGGTAACGATGGCCCGCTCCTCCTTCAAGAGGACGTTCAGGAGGCTGGACTTCCCGGCGTTGGGCCTTCCGAGGATAAGGACCCTGAAACCTTCCCGTAAGGCTAACCCCTCCTCGTAGGTGGAGAGGAGTTTTTTCAGCGCCCCCTCGGCCCGGCCAAGGCCCTCTATCATCTCCCCCTTTGGCAGCCCGGAGGTCTCTTCCTCGGGAAAATCCAGCCCGGCCTCCACGCGCACGAGGAGGCCGACGAGGACGTCCTTTATACCGGCGACCTTTCGGGAGAACACCCCCTTGAGCCGCCCCCTGGCAGAGGCGAGCGCGGCCCCGGTCCGGGCCCCTATCACGTCGGCCACGGCCTCGGCCTGGGCGAGGTCGAGCTTGCCGTTAAGGAAAGCCCTACGGGTGAACTCCCCTGGCTCGGCGGCCCTCGCCCCGGCCCTCAAAACGGCACCCAGGAGATTATGTGAAATTAAAAAACCGCCGTGGCAGTGGAGCTCCACCACGTCCTCTCCCGTATAGGTCCGGGGGCTCTTCATATAGACGAGGAATCCGCTGTCGAGGATGGCGCCGGTAGAGGGGTCGACGAAGAGGCCGGCGTGGAGAAAACGTTCTTTAACAACGGCAATGCCGCCCGGGTTATTGGCCTTGAAGAGCCGCCCGGCGGTCTCGAGCGCCCCCGGGCCGCTTATCCTTATTATCGCCACCCCTCCCCCCCCTCCGGAGCCCGGGGGGGTGGCGATTGCCGCTATCGTGTCCTGAGTGTACATGCCGAAAGGTACATGCGGAAAAGAGCACGCCGTTTATGGTCGGACCGGATCGGGCCGCTCCCGGCCGGGCCTACTTCTTCTTGACCGGCTTCAGGGGGGGGCCCTGGCCGGCACCGGCGCCGGGGTCCTTGTGGATATGGTACTGCTGGGCGATGGAAAGAACGTTATTCACGAGCCAATAGATGACCAGCCCCGAGGGGAAGCTCAGGAAGACGAAGGTGAAGACGACCGGCAGCATGAGCATCATCTTGGCCTGGGCCGGGTCCATGGTCGTGGGGGTCATCTTCTGCTGGAGGAACATGCTCGCGCCCATGAGTATCGGGGTCACGTAGTAGGGGTCCTTGGCCGAAAGGTCCATTATCCAGAGCAGGAAGGGCGCGTGCCGCAGCTCTATGGCTACGTAGAGTACCTCGTAGAGGGCTATGAAGACCGGTATCTGGAGAAGCACGGGCAGGCATCCCCCGAGCGGGTTGACCTTATACCGCTTGTATAGCTCCATGAGCTCTTTATTGAGCTTCTCCTTGTCGTCCTTGTACCTCTCCTTCAAGGCGTTCATCTGGGGCTGGACCCTCTGTAGCTGCTTCATGGAGGTGAGGCTGTGCTTCGTGAGCGGGTAGAAGATGACCTTTATGATACAGGTAAGGAGAATTATCGCTATCCCGTAGTTCCCTATAAACCGCTGGAAGAAGTTCAGTGCGCGCAGGACGGGCTTTGCCATGACCGACAGGAAGCCGAACTCTATGGCCTCCTCGACCCCGGCCCCCCGGGCCAGCAGCCTCGTGTACTCCTTCGGGCCTATGTAGGCGGTAAAGCCCTGCTCCGCCTTCCCGCCGGGCCGGAGCGCGAACGGCATGGCGAGCGATACCGTCGCCGTCTCCACCGACGGTATCGTCGTGGACCAGTTGGAGATATCGCCGCCCGCCGGTATCAACGCCTGCAGGAAGTACTTGCTCTCCACGCCGATCCACTTGAGCGGCCCGCTCCCGCTGTTTGCGGCGACATCCGCGTCCTGCCTGTCGACCTCTTCCTCGATATGGGTGAGCGGCCCCGAGTGGTAGTAGGACGCCCCCTCCGCATCTCTGTCGAAACCCATGGCGAGGTCCGTCTCGGCACTGCCGCTGACCTCCCCGTCCGTACGGTTAACCACCTTGAGCGAGCTCTCCACCGTATAGTCGGCGCCGGTAAAGAGGTACTTCTTCTCCACGGTCACCCCCTCGGGCGAGGTCCATGTGAAGAGGAGCTCTCCGCTATCCGTATCCGAGAGGACGAGCCTGTCCTTTGAGGTCTCGAACGGGATGGCGCCGCCCCCGGGGAGCCTCGTCCCCAAAAGGTCCCTCTCCCCCACCCGGAGGGCCAGGTCCACAGGCTCCGAATCCGGGTCGAGCATCACCCTGTAGTCCTTGAGCTGCCAGCTCTTGACCCCGCCGCCTATGTTGGTAAAGACCGCCCTGAAGAGCGGGGTCTCGACCGTGGTGAGCGTTTCTTCCACCCCCTCGGCCAGCCGGGGCGTGACCGGGGAGGGCGCCAGCGCGGGAACAGCCCCCGTTGCCGGAGTAGCCGGGACGCCCGGGGGAGGTGGGGGCGTCTCCTCGCCCGCGACCACGAGCCCCGCTTCCTTATCGACGACTATAGGGGTCTGGGGGGCCGTGGGGTAGAGCTTCTCCATGATGTACGGATAGACAGCCACCACCACAAGTGAGAGGAAAAGGGCCAGGAAAAGTTTCTTGTCGGGCTCTTTATTATTCATTATTCCTTTTCTTTCTTTGGGGTCGGGGGGACCGGGTCGTAGCCCCCGTCGTTAAAAGGGTGGCACCGCGAAAGCCTTTTACCGGCCAGCAGCGAGCCGCGCAGCGTCCCGTGCGTCTCCACGGCCCCGGCGGCGTAGTCCGAGCAGCTCGGATGGAACCGGCACGACGGGGGCAGAAACGGCGAAACGAGCCGCTTGTATATACGTATAAGCCGAACAATTAAGCTCTTTATCATAAATAAAAAGCCCATCGGCGGGCGATGGGTATAAGTTCCGGGCGTGCTATAGGTGAAGGAAGGGTCAGCCGGTAAAAAACCGTTTTACCTCTCCGAACTCCCTTTCCACGTCCTTCAGTCCGTTCAGTTCCGCGCCCCTCCTGACCGATATCATCACGTCGGAAGAGGGTGGGAACTTCTCTTTATTGAGCCTGAAAAACTCCCTTAAGAGCCTCTTTATCCTGTTCCTCTTTACCGAGTTGCCGACCCGGCCGCTCACCGCGAGCCCGAGCCGCCGGACCTTAAGCTCCGTCGGCAGGATGTAGATGGTAAAACTTCTTGTCGTGACCCTTTTGCCGCGCTTCCGGACGAGAAAAAACTCCTTTGGCTTAAGGAGTCTCTCGGCCTTGGTAAAGTGCTGCCGCACGGTTAACGTCATAAGCGGCCCAATTACAATCTTCCTGCCGTATGCCCCCGGCGGCCGTCCTGAATTAAAACACCCCCTGGGTGCTGCCGCACGGTTAACGTCATACGAGGCCCAATGCACTTTTGGTGTCTCGTACCACCAACGGTCGTCCTGGGGGTAAAACACCATCATGGTGCTGCCGCACAGTTAACGTCATAAACGGCCCCGTTGCAGCTTTCATTCCGTGTGCCCCAGCGGCCGTCGTGGAATTAAAGCACCATCATGGTGCTGCCGCACGGTTAACGTCTACTTGTTCTTGGTTATGGTCACGCCGAGGCGTTTTCTACCCTTGGCCCTTCTCCTCCTGATAACCGCCCTGCCACCCGGGGAGGACATCCTCGAAAGAAAACCGTGGGTCCTGCTTCTTTTCCTGTTGCTCGGCTGATATGTTCTCTTCATCGCGTTTCTTCCTCTCCTTCTTAAGCCCTACAGCCTCATGGGCATGATGATATAGGTGCTGCCGGCCGTCTCCTTCGGCCGCAAGATTCCGGGGCTCATCTGGTCCTTGAGTTCTATGCCGACCTTTTCCTCTCCGACGGCCTCGAGCGCGTCGAGAAAGTACCTGGCGTTAAAGGCGATGTCCAACTCGTCGCCGTCGTATTCGACGTCGATCTCCTCTGTCGCGTCTCCCAGCTCGGGGCTCGAAGAAGAGAGGGTCAGCTTCCCTTTCTTCAACCCGAACTTCACCCCCTTCACCTTGTCTGAGGAGAGGATGGAAACCCTCTTGAGCGACCCCAGAAGGACCGCCCTTTCCGCCATGACCAGCTTGTCGTTCTCTTTCGGAATGACCTGCTTGTAGTCGGGGAAGTCTCCTTCGATAAGGCGGACGTTTATAAGCGTATCACCTTTTTTCATGGTAACGCTCTTATCCGTTATGCCGAAGAAGAAGTCACCCTCTTTCTCTTCCATGAGCTTCCTCAGCTCGGTAACGCCTTTTTTGGGGAGTATAACCCCTTTTTTCTCGCCGGGGACGTTGGCCGCCTCTTTCTCTATCATGGCGAGCCGGTGGCCGTCGGTGGTGACCATCCTCAGGATATCTTTGTCTTTCTCCAGAAAAAAGCCGTTTATGTTGTACCTCGTCTCGTCGGTGGATACGGCGAAGGCTGTTTTGTCTATCATCTCTCCCAGTATGTCAGGTTCTACCTTTGTAAGCTTGTCGTCCTCGACGGGGGGGAACGAGGGGAACTCCTTCACGGGAAGGCCCATTATATTGAACCTGGCCTTTCCGCTCTTTATGCTTACCCTCTCTCCCTCTCCGTTGGATATGGCTACCGTGCTTTCCGGCAGTTCTTTTACTATCTCGAAGAGCTTCCTTGCATTTACCGTAACGGACCCTTCCTTCTTAACCGTTGCGGGGCAGGCGTCCTTTATAAAGATTTCAAGGTCTGTTGCCGCGATATTGACCTTGCCGTCGGCGGCCTCCACAAGGACGTTGGAGAGTATGGGCATGGTGCTTTTCTTGTCCACTATACCCTGGATCCTCTGTAAGACCCTTAAGAAATCCAGTTTTTCGATAATGAAGTCCATTTTTCGCTCCTCTTCTTTTAATATACTTTATATATTATAGAAGTATTAAGTAGTAGGGGCTGTTAAAACCCTTGATAACTATAGTAACACCGCGAAACGACAGGATAAAAGGTGTTCATTTCTCTCTTGATAAAGGGATTCTTATATCAACACCCCCCCACCCCCCCGGGCCGTTATGCCGGCCGCTCCGGGTTATCAACAGTCGGTATACACCCCCGCAAACAGTTAATTCACACCCATACTGTTCTTTATGGCCATTACGGTACGTCTGAGGTCGGGATTTTCCTTAATCCCGACCTCTATCTTCTTGACCGCGTGTATCGCGGTGGAGTGGTCCTTCCCGCCGAAAGAGGAGCCTATCTCGGGGTAGGAGAAGTTACCGTACTGCCTTGCAATAAACATGGCTATCTGCCTTGGGAGCGCTATGGCCCTGTGTCTTTTTTTACTCCGGAGGTCGGAGAGCTTTACGTTAAAGAACGCGCAGACCGCCTTCTGTACCAGTTCTATGGAAAGGCCCTTCGCCTCTTTTTCCTTGGTGAGGTTCTTCAGCGCCTCCTTGCTCATATCGAGCGAGATGTCCTGACCCGTAAGGCTGGAGACGGCAAGGACCCTGTTCAGGTAGCCCTCGAGCTCGCGGATGTTGGAGTTGCTTACCGAGGCCAGCCACCGGGAGACGTCGTCAGGGAGCTTTATGCCCTCGGCCAGGGCCTTATTCTTCAATATGGCTATCTTGGTCTCTATGTCCGGCGGTTGGATGTCGGCGACGAGTCCCCACTCGAACCGGCTCCTGAGCCTCTCCTCTATACCGGCGATATCCTTGGGGAACTTGTCGCTGGTGACTACTATCTGCTTATGGGCCTCGTGGAGCGCGTTGAACGTGTGGAAGAACTCCTCCTGAGTTCTTTCCTTGCCCGCCCAGAACTGTATGTCGTCGATAAGGAGGAGATCCACGTTACGGAACTTCCTCCGGAAGTCTGTCATCTTGTGGCGGCTTACGTAGTTTATGAACTCGTTCATGAAGCGCTCGGAGGTATAGTAGCAAACGTGTATCCCGCTTGTGGCGTGGAGCGCCCGGTTGCCTATAGCCTGCAGGAGGTGGGTCTTGCCGAGCCCCACGTCGCCGTAAATGAAGAGCGGGTTGTACTTGCTCGCCAGGTGCTTGGTCACCGCGAAGCAGGCGGCGTGGGCGAATTCGTTGGTCTTGCCCACGACAAAGCTGTCGAAGGTGTACTTGGGGGACAGCCCGTGCGCCTGGGCGCCCCTCTGGACCCGGGAGGAAGATACGCTTCTCGCCTTTGAAATCCCCTTCCTGGCCGGTGCTTTCTTCTCCTCTTCGGCTATCTTCCAGTTGAGCGAGTACTCCTTTTCCGTGCCCTTCCTCAATACGTCCTCTATAAGCGGCTGGTAGTGCTCCTTTATCCACTCCAGGAAGAACCGGTTCGGCACTTCCAACTCCAGAGAACCGTCGTCTCCCCCGACGACCCGTATCGGCTGGAACCAGGTCGCAAAGTGCTGGGGGCTTATGTGCTGCACGACGCCCTCAAGACAGTTTTTCCATACGAAAGAAGAGTTCATAGGAATTACCCGGGGGAAACTATCCACACCTTTATCCACAGGTGTTAACAAATTTGTGGTGAGCGATGAATCCCTCTCGAAAGGAGGTCAATGTACCAGAGTCGGATGTATTTTTCAAGCCTTATTTTCCCCTCCTTTATTTCCATTTTTCCGGTTTTCTCCAAAAGTCAAGGCGCCGGGGCCGCCGGGGTGAATATCAGGGGTAGAGTCCGCGCACCCTGACGGCTTCGGCGACCCTTTTGACCCCCAGGATCATGGCCGCGGTCCTGGTGTCCGTTTTCTTTTCCGCGGCGACGGAGAGGACCTCCTCGAAGGCCGAGGTCATGATCTCCCTCAACCGGTCGCAAACCTCCTTTTCCTTCCAGAAGAACCTCTGCAGCCCCTGGACCCACTCGAAGTAGCTGACCACCACCCCGCCCGCGTTCGCCAGCACGTCGGGGAGAACGAAGATATCCTTTCCCTTGATGATCGCGTCCGCCTCCGTTGTCGTGGGATTGTTGGCGGCCTCGGCGAGGATCTTTACGCGGAGCTTGCCGGCGTTGGAGGCGTTTATCTGGCCCTCGAGTGCCGCGGGTATAAGCACGTCCGCCTCCGAGGCGATGAGCTCTTCGATGGTAAGCTCCTCGGCCTCCCTGAAGCCGCTGACGCCGCCGGTCTCGGCCTTGTGCGCGGACAGGAGTTCCACATCGAGCCCCCCGGGGTTGTAGATGGCGCCCTTTGAGTCCGCAACGCCTATGACCTTCGCGCCCATGCCGTGGAGGAGCCCGGCGGCGACTGCACCGACCTTGCCGTACCCGACGATAGAGACGGTCAGATCCTTCATGGCCAGGCCGAGGTGGCGCACGGTCTCCTCCAGGAGTATCACCAGGCCCGTGGCCGTGGCCCCGCGCCTGCCGACCGTGCCGCCGAGACAAAGCGGCTTTCCCGTGACCACACCGGGGACGGTATAGCCCTTCATCATGGAGTAGGTGTCCATTATCCAGGCCATCACCTGCTCGTCGGTATACATGTCCGGGGCCGGTATGTCGGTCTCGGGCCCTATGAACGGTCCTATCTCATAGGTATAGCGGCGGGTAAGCGCCTTTAGCTCGTCGCGGCTCATGCCGGTGGCGTCGCAGGCTACCCCGCCCTTGGATCCGCCGAAGGGTATGTCCACGAGCGCGCACTTCCAGGTCATAAGGGCGGCCAGCGCGGTTATCTCCTCGAGCGTCACGCCGGGGTGGTAGCGTATCCCGCCCTTAAAGGGCCCCCTGGCCATGTCGTACTGGACCCTGTAGCCGGTAAAGAAGCTGACCTCTCCGTTGTCCATGCGTACGGGCACGGAGACGGTTAGCGAGCGCCGCGGGATCCTGAGCCTCCGGTAGATGGGCCCGGGCAGGTCGAGGAAGCCGTTTGCTTCTTCGACCCGTTGGAGTACCTCTTCGAAGGGGTTTCTCCCAGGCGGGCTATCGGGGTCTTCGGGGTTTCCCTGTGTGGACAACTCGGCCTCCATCGGCGAAGCAACTCTACAATACGGAACGGAAATACGGAAATACAAGCTCGGAAGACACTATCGGGAAAGAGGTCTTAATCTTAATGCCGCGGGAGACGGTTTGTCAAGGCTTTGTTCTGTTGACGGAAGGCTTATCCGCCCGGGTTTGCCGCGACGTTTCCCGTATAGAGCCAGTAGAGTATTCCAAGGGCCGAAACGGCAAAGCTTATGCAAAGGAAGGTATACGCCCTCTCGAGGTTCTCCTGCTTGTACTTCGCTATGTCGAGGAAGGTCTGTTTCACGCTGTCCGGGGATTTGGCGTGGAAGGAGTACTCCTTCGTCTTGAAGATACGTATGGCGAAGAAGAGGCTTACGAGCCATAGGAAGATGGGCGAGACATAGGCCACGGCGGCCGGGAGGCTGTTCGCCGGAATGGTCTTTATACCCGAGAACGCCAGGACGGCCGCATATATCCCCTCCATGACCGTTATCATGGCGATGAGCTGCTTTCCGGCCTCTTCGACCGACTTGATTGAGTCCGCGGTAAGCTCTTTCGCCTTCTTGAGCCAGAAGACGTCCTCGGCGTCGAGGGGCTTCCCCTCTTCTATAACTTCTACTCTCTCTTCCGCCATGTCCTTGTGGTCATACCACGACCTTGAACTCCCTTTTGCAAGAAGTGCATTTTACTACTATCCTCTCCGGCCTGTTGAGTTCGGGGCTGGAAAGAACACTTTTAATCGCAAAGCCGCTATTTTTGTCCAGCTCTCTCTCGACGTCCACTTCGTTGACCTCTTTGCAGTTCGGGCACCTAACCTTCTTTATCTCCGTCATTCGTCCCCCCTTCCTTTTCAAGCGCTTCCACCACCTCTGTAAAGGCTTCCTCCCCCATCTTTTCCCTGAGCCTTTGCAAGTGTGAGGCGGCGATATTCTTGCTGGGCGACTTCAGGGATTCGAAGAGCGAAAAGGCTATAAGGTGGTTTCTTATAGCCTCCTTGAGCTCTCCCTTTTCTTCGAATAGTATCCCTGACTGCCCGAGGGTTTTGGCAATCCCGCTCTTATCCCCCAGACCCTTCTTTATCTCGAGGCTTTCGTTGAACTTATCCAGGGCCTTTTCGTATTCGTCTTTACGCTGGTGGATAATCCCGAGCTGGTGGAGGCTTATGGCAATCCCGCCCTTATCCCCCAGCGCCTTTTCTATATCGAGGCTTTCGTTCAACTTATCTAATGCCTTTTCGTATTCGCCTTGGTTCTGGTGGATCATCCCGAGCTGGTGGAGGGTTTTGGCAATCCCGCTCTTATCCCCCAGTGCCTTAGCTATTTCGAGGTTTTCGTTGAACCTCTTAAGGGCCTCTTTATATTCGCCCTTGTCCTGGTGGATAGTCCCGAGCTGCCCGAGGGTTGCGGCAATCCCGCCCTTATTCCCCAGCGCCTTATTTATCTCGAGGCTCTCGTTCAACTTATCCAGGGCCTCTTTATATTCCCCCCGGTACTGGTGGATAATCCCGAGGTGGTGGAGTGCCGTTGCCTTTATCTCCCCCTCTGTTGTGTCGACGGTCTTTTTGTTCAGCGCCAGCACAAACTCTATGAAGCCCCAGATGTGTAAAGGCTCGGTTACCATAGCCACAACTTCCCCGGCCCTGTCGTACTCGCCCGCGTCGAGGTACAGGTCCCGGGCGTCGAGAAGCGGCCAGAGGTTTCTTGTCCTCTCCGCAAGGCGCATGTAAAAGCCCGCCGCAACGACAAGCCGCCCCTTCCAACTGTCCGCTTCGGCCCTTCCTCTTATAAAGTCCTTTACGATTGTGTGTATCGAGTAGAGGCCCCCCTCGCCCCCCTCGTCTCCCTCGACCATCGCGATAAGGCCCCAGTGGATGAGCTCTTTTATCCCGACGTCGGCGCCACCATCCCCTTCTTCGCCCTCCTCCATAACCCACTCGAGCCCTTCGAGCGGCACGGGCTTTTTGAAGGCGGCCGCGCGGTCGATAAGCGCCTTCGTTCCGTCGGCAAGCCTCTCGTAGCTCCTGTCGAGGAGCGTGAACTCCACCATCTCCCGGGTTACACCGGAGAGGTCCGTAAGCACGTCCTTTACTGACCTCTCCCTCGCGTGCGTACCGAAGATATTTATGGTGTAGGGATGGCCGCCCACCTTCTCGAATATCTCGAGCTTGGTCCCGAACCCCTCCCGCGCTATCTCCGGGAAGCGGTTCATCACCATTACGGCCTCGGGCCGGGAAAGCTCCCCGAGGTTTATCTCGTCTATGAGGTTGGTGAGCCTCCCGTCCGTCAGGTTGAAGGTATACCTGCTCGTAAAGAGGAAGCGCGTCCCGTCGCTGCACTGGTTTACGAGCGTCTTGAGGCTTTTTTTAAGCTCCGGGTCGGAGATCTCGCTGCGGTCCTTTTTTTCGGAAAGGAGCGTTTCGAAGTTGTCGAATATGAGGAGTAGCTTTATTTGGGAGAGCACCTGAGCGAGGTAGTCCATCTTCTCCTCTATCGGCGCCTGCGCGGTGCATACCCCCTCCAGCGCGTCGACCCCGTTTCTCTTTAGGAAGCCGTCGAGGCCTACGAGGATATCCTCGGCCGTGAGCCCGCCGGAGCAGTCAAAGGCGTATATGC includes:
- a CDS encoding tetratricopeptide repeat protein, whose protein sequence is MNTAFENFNLHIKKGSGEHKFGVSLKDDRGTVLASSEFQYRVDPHILSRLEKSVGRDVPENSRLIREFGSGLFDTVLSGEILGSYRSALKSGKHLRLRLAFKRDEPELLRIPWEFMFDGTNFVSAYPGVSLIRLIEGIPHREPEKIRGKIRMLVVISSPLDLKDAQRLQVEREKLIILEAVDGAVAGNVMEVEFEDEASLPNIQARLEDGEYHILHYTGHGVYSEKVDSGHLLLEDEKGSSRHVDNEGFANLLSGYPSLRLVVLSGCQTAKTGGRRALSDLSTPLLARGIPSVISMQYSVADESAMKLAKKLYTEIGEGVPVDRALTRVRKELFLNRGSGEVDFGTPVLYSRDPDCLARKAVEKEPEGFGFDKEVGIKPNVVLRMEQLGNQFVGRRRELRRIKEGFLSGGKRVAVLHGIGGIGKTVTASKAAEALEGRFRGIYAFDCSGGLTAEDILVGLDGFLKRNGVDALEGVCTAQAPIEEKMDYLAQVLSQIKLLLIFDNFETLLSEKKDRSEISDPELKKSLKTLVNQCSDGTRFLFTSRYTFNLTDGRLTNLIDEINLGELSRPEAVMVMNRFPEIAREGFGTKLEIFEKVGGHPYTINIFGTHARERSVKDVLTDLSGVTREMVEFTLLDRSYERLADGTKALIDRAAAFKKPVPLEGLEWVMEEGEEGDGGADVGIKELIHWGLIAMVEGDEGGEGGLYSIHTIVKDFIRGRAEADSWKGRLVVAAGFYMRLAERTRNLWPLLDARDLYLDAGEYDRAGEVVAMVTEPLHIWGFIEFVLALNKKTVDTTEGEIKATALHHLGIIHQYRGEYKEALDKLNESLEINKALGNKGGIAATLGQLGTIHQDKGEYKEALKRFNENLEIAKALGDKSGIAKTLHQLGMIHQNQGEYEKALDKLNESLDIEKALGDKGGIAISLHQLGIIHQRKDEYEKALDKFNESLEIKKGLGDKSGIAKTLGQSGILFEEKGELKEAIRNHLIAFSLFESLKSPSKNIAASHLQRLREKMGEEAFTEVVEALEKEGGTNDGDKEG
- a CDS encoding Glu/Leu/Phe/Val dehydrogenase; this translates as MSTQGNPEDPDSPPGRNPFEEVLQRVEEANGFLDLPGPIYRRLRIPRRSLTVSVPVRMDNGEVSFFTGYRVQYDMARGPFKGGIRYHPGVTLEEITALAALMTWKCALVDIPFGGSKGGVACDATGMSRDELKALTRRYTYEIGPFIGPETDIPAPDMYTDEQVMAWIMDTYSMMKGYTVPGVVTGKPLCLGGTVGRRGATATGLVILLEETVRHLGLAMKDLTVSIVGYGKVGAVAAGLLHGMGAKVIGVADSKGAIYNPGGLDVELLSAHKAETGGVSGFREAEELTIEELIASEADVLIPAALEGQINASNAGKLRVKILAEAANNPTTTEADAIIKGKDIFVLPDVLANAGGVVVSYFEWVQGLQRFFWKEKEVCDRLREIMTSAFEEVLSVAAEKKTDTRTAAMILGVKRVAEAVRVRGLYP